GTGGCCAGTCGAGGTGCCGATTCACGACAGCCGCACGCTCTATCACGCAGCTCCCGAAACGATCATCAAGGTCGTCGCCAGCGACGCGATGGAGGCGAAGCGAGTGATGGTGGTCGGTCACAATCCGGGAATGGAGATGCTGGCGGGGCACTTTAGCGGTGCCTGCGGCCACTTCCCGACTGCAGCGATTCTGGCTCTGGCCTTCGAAATTCCCGAGTGGTCCAAACTACGGCTCAGCAGCCAAGCGATCACGCTGGCCGCAACGCGTCCCAAAGCGATCGATTGAGCAAGTTTTTGCGTTGGCGGGGGCAAACGGCACCGTCGCGGAATCGTGTGGCGGGATTTGTTCCGGGTAACCAGTTTGCCCGCAGGCGGGAAAGCTTTATAACATCAGGCCTATCATAGCGACCTCGACTGCGGTGCAGCGGGGGCTTTTTCTTTGAAACGCTTTTTGCTGTTGGCCTAAATGATTTCGAAAACGATGCAAGACGTAGCGACTGGGACTTGGCATGGATTGGCAGACCGCGTGTTGGCGGGGGAGTCGATCGGACGCGACGAGGCGCTGTCGATTCTGCGGGCCGATGACACTCAGGTGCTCGATATTCTGGCGGCCGCTTACCGGATCCGCCATCGATACCACGGCAACACCGTGCAGCTGTATTTCTTGATGAACGCTAAGAGCGGTCTGTGCCCCGAGGATTGCGGCTACTGCTCTCAGTCGAAGATCTCCAACGCACCGGTCGAGAAGTACACGATTCTCAACCGCGAAAAGCTGATGGATGCGGCTCGCGTCGCTGCGGAACGCCAAGCAAAAACGTACTGCTTGGTAATCTCCGCTCGCGGTCCCAACGAGCGCGAGATGAAGGCTGTCGAGACAATCGTGCCGGAGATCAAAGCGAAGTACGATCTGAAGATCTGTGCTTGCCTAGGGTTGTTGACCGAAGAGCACGCCCAGCGACTGAAGGCGGCTGGCGTCGACCGCGTCAACCACAACCTGAACACCAGCGAAAACCATTACAAAGAGATCTGCACCACGCACACCTTTGCCGATCGCAAGGAGACCCTGCACCATGTCCGCAACGCGGGGATGGAGCTGTGCAGCGGTGGGATCATTGGAATGGGCGAGACCGATGACGACGTCGTCGACATGGCGATGGAGCTTCGAGAACTGAAAGTCGAATCGATTCCGCTGAACTTCCTGAATGCCGTCGATGGCACGCCGCTGGAAGGGAACGATCAATTGACTCCCGCCTATTGCCTGAAGGCATTGGCGATGTTCCGGTTCGTCAATCCCGACCGCGAACTGCGGATCTCCGGCGGCCGCGAAATCCATCTGCGATCGCTGCAACCCTTGGGGCTTTACGCCGCCAATTCGATGTTCGTCGGCGATTACCTGACGACGCAGGGCCAGCCACCGCAGGCCGATTACGACATGATCCGCGACCTCGGATTCGAAGTCACGATCAACGAAGAAACCGTCACGTCGTAACCCGCGCGAACCATTGCGGTCACGAAGCACAAGCGAGTGATCAAGATTCGCCGCGCGCCCCATACCAGCACGAAGCGCAAGCAAGTGATCAAAAATGCGTCTCTCGCTCGCGTCATGCCGGTTGGAATCTCGTCGGGTAATCTACGCAAACCGGGGCAACCTTACCGCCGGTTTGCGCATCAAACCCTTCGGCCGCGCTGGAGATACGAGCCCGAAGCGCGAGCGAGTGAGTGCCGTTTCATTGCGTCACTCGCTTGCGCTTCGTGCTCGTAAAAACGCAGCGTTTTCGCTTGTTTGGGTTGCGTGCTCGCAAGAGTGATACCGTTTTAATCACTCGCTTGCGCATCGTGCTGGTATGAAACGGAAGTGCGATCTGTGGGCGGATTGATCGTTGGATGAGACCATTGTGTCGCAGGCGTGACGATTAGCCGCTCTCTTTTGCAGTTGAATGACGCTTCACAATATCTGAAACTATGGTCTGCGACGCGTGTCTATCGCGCTCGCATCTCTCTGTATGCAAGAACTCACCGTTAGAGAAGTTGTTCGGCTATGGCTACTACCGACGTAACATCGCAGGATGCCGCGAGATCAGGCGATTCGCAACCTGGAGACTTGGAACACTTTTCGTACGATGACACCATCGTACGGATGTTCGCCACGGCAACGGTTGTCTGGGGACTGGTGGCGACACTGGTCGGTCTGATCGTCGCTACGTTCCTTGTGCTCCCTTGGTTGACCAATGGGCTGCCCTGGATTTCGTTTGGCCGCTTGCGTCCGTTGCACACCAACGCTGCGATCTTCGCCTTCGCGGGCAACGGAATCTTCGCCGCGGTCTACTACAGCACCCAGCGATTGTGCAAGGCCCGGATGTGGAGCGATGTGCTCAGTCGGCTGCACTTCTGGGGCTGGCAAGCGATCATCGTCGCCGCCGCAATCACGCTGCCGATGGGGATCACGCAGAGCCGCGAATATGCCGAACTGGAATGGCCGATCGATATCGCAATCGCCATCGTTTGGCTGCTGATCTTCGGCGGCAACTTCCTGATGACTCTGATCAACCGCCGCGAACGGCACATGTACGTCGCGTTGTGGTTCTACATCGCAACGATCGTCACCGTCGCGTTGTTGCACGTCTTCAACAACCTCGTCATCCCGTCGGGCTTGTTCCACGGATACAGCGTTTACGCTGGCGTTCAGGACGCCTTCATGCAGTGGTGGTATGGCCACAATGCGGTGGCGTTTTTCCTGACCACGCCCTTCCTGGGTTTGATGTATTACTTCCTGCCCAAAGCGGCTGAACGGCCGGTGTTCAGTTACAAATTGAGCATCATCCACTTCTGGTCGTTGGTCTTCATTTACATCTGGGCTGGCCCGCACCACTTGCATTACACCGCGCTGCCCGAGTGGGCCAGCACGCTGGGCATGCTGTTTAGTCTTATGTTATGGATGCCCAGTTGGGGCGGCATGATCAACGGCCTGTTAACGCTGCGTGGGGCTTGGCACAAAGTTGCCGCTGATCCGGTGCTGAAGTTCTTCGTCGTGGGGATCACGTTCTACGGAATGGCGACCTTCGAAGGACCGATGCTGTCGATCAAAGCGATCAACGCGCTGAGCCATTACACCGATTGGACGATCGCTCACGTGCACGCTGGTGCCTTGGGTTGGAACGGTTTCATGATCTTTGGAATGATGTATTGGCTGATGCCTCGGCTGTACCAAACCAAGATCTGGAGCCCTAAGCTTGTCAGCTTGCACTTCTGGACCGGCACCGTCGGAATCCTGCTGTACATCGTTCCGATCTACGCTGCGGGACTGATGCAGGGCCTGATGTGGCGAGCGATGGACGACACCGGGCATCTGGTTTACCCCGACTTTGTCGAAACGATTCAATCGATCGTGCCGCTGTGGTGGCTGCGTGTCGCCGGCGGAACTATTTATTTCAGCGGCGTTGTGATGTTGGCGATCAATGCCCTGATGACCTGGGCCAATCGTCCCAAGACTTACGAGGTGCCGGTCTACTCCGCACCGCGATTGAGCAAAGAATACCACGACGAACCGCTGCCACCGAGCGTTTTGCAAGACGCTCCAGTTCTCGAACTGGGCAAGAAGTTGGATGTCTTCAGCCAGATGGATTGGCACCGCCGCTGGGAACGGCTGCCTGTGAAGTTCACCGTACTGACGACATTAGCCGTCGTGATCGCGACGCTGTTCGAAGTCATCCCAACGTTTTTGATCCGGTCCAACGTGCCGACGATCGCAACCGTAACCCCGTACACTCCTTTGGAGCTTGCTGGCCGACACATCTACGTTTCCGAAGGCTGCTACAACTGCCATTCGCAAATGATCCGGCCGATGGTTGCCGAGACGAAGCGCTATGGTGAATACAGCAAGCCGGGCGAGTTCATCTACGATCGGCCGTTCCAGTGGGGCAGCCGCCGGATCGGACCCGACTTGCAACGCGAGGGTGGCAAGCAGAGTAGCTTCTGGCACTGGACTCACTTCGAAGATCCCGAGTTGGTATCGCCTGGTTCGGTAATGCCGAGCTACCGGCATCTGATCGAAGAGGACCTGAAGTTCGAAGCGATCCAGCCACTCGTGGAGACCGTTCACTATCTGGGCGCTCCCTACAGCGAAGAGGATCTGACTGATACCGCGAATGTCGCGCGGCGGCAAGCCGAGGTGGTCGCTGCGGATATCGTTCGCCAAGGCGGGCCAGCGGGCAAGCAGAACAAACAAGTGATCGCGTTGATCGCTTACCTGCAACGGATGGGAACCGACCTTTTCAAGACTCCCGAACCCGAAGCCGAGTCGGAAGAGGCGGCCGAGGGTGAAACCGACGCCGACGTGGAAGTTGCTGTCGAAGCGGAGACCGAAACCGCCGAAGCGACCGACGCAAGCGAAACTGCGGAATAGTCTCCGCGTTGCACGACGTGAAATCACTGAATCGCAATTACTGCAAAATCTGAGACATCGAAATGATCAGAGACCTTGTTTCCGCACTCGATTATTCCAACTGTGCCGAAATCGCGTTGGGACTGTTTGTCGCCGCGTTTGCGGTCATGGTCTACGGCACGATGCGGCTGAGCCGCAGTGCAACGGACCGCTTCGCATCGATCCCGTTGAGCGACAAGGTGGAGGACCCACGTTATGACCGATAACAATCACAAGCTCGATCACAGCTACGATGGCATCGAAGAATACGACAACCCGCTGCCAGGTTGGTGGAAGTGGTTGTTTGTCGCGTCGATCGCGTTCAGCCCCGTCTACTGGGTCTTCTACCACGGCGGCGCCGAAGGCCGCTCGGTGCACGATATCTACG
Above is a genomic segment from Rosistilla ulvae containing:
- the bioB gene encoding biotin synthase BioB, which codes for MQDVATGTWHGLADRVLAGESIGRDEALSILRADDTQVLDILAAAYRIRHRYHGNTVQLYFLMNAKSGLCPEDCGYCSQSKISNAPVEKYTILNREKLMDAARVAAERQAKTYCLVISARGPNEREMKAVETIVPEIKAKYDLKICACLGLLTEEHAQRLKAAGVDRVNHNLNTSENHYKEICTTHTFADRKETLHHVRNAGMELCSGGIIGMGETDDDVVDMAMELRELKVESIPLNFLNAVDGTPLEGNDQLTPAYCLKALAMFRFVNPDRELRISGGREIHLRSLQPLGLYAANSMFVGDYLTTQGQPPQADYDMIRDLGFEVTINEETVTS
- the ccoN gene encoding cytochrome-c oxidase, cbb3-type subunit I; translated protein: MATTDVTSQDAARSGDSQPGDLEHFSYDDTIVRMFATATVVWGLVATLVGLIVATFLVLPWLTNGLPWISFGRLRPLHTNAAIFAFAGNGIFAAVYYSTQRLCKARMWSDVLSRLHFWGWQAIIVAAAITLPMGITQSREYAELEWPIDIAIAIVWLLIFGGNFLMTLINRRERHMYVALWFYIATIVTVALLHVFNNLVIPSGLFHGYSVYAGVQDAFMQWWYGHNAVAFFLTTPFLGLMYYFLPKAAERPVFSYKLSIIHFWSLVFIYIWAGPHHLHYTALPEWASTLGMLFSLMLWMPSWGGMINGLLTLRGAWHKVAADPVLKFFVVGITFYGMATFEGPMLSIKAINALSHYTDWTIAHVHAGALGWNGFMIFGMMYWLMPRLYQTKIWSPKLVSLHFWTGTVGILLYIVPIYAAGLMQGLMWRAMDDTGHLVYPDFVETIQSIVPLWWLRVAGGTIYFSGVVMLAINALMTWANRPKTYEVPVYSAPRLSKEYHDEPLPPSVLQDAPVLELGKKLDVFSQMDWHRRWERLPVKFTVLTTLAVVIATLFEVIPTFLIRSNVPTIATVTPYTPLELAGRHIYVSEGCYNCHSQMIRPMVAETKRYGEYSKPGEFIYDRPFQWGSRRIGPDLQREGGKQSSFWHWTHFEDPELVSPGSVMPSYRHLIEEDLKFEAIQPLVETVHYLGAPYSEEDLTDTANVARRQAEVVAADIVRQGGPAGKQNKQVIALIAYLQRMGTDLFKTPEPEAESEEAAEGETDADVEVAVEAETETAEATDASETAE
- a CDS encoding SixA phosphatase family protein, whose translation is MSRLELIMMRHAKSDWGEVSLADHDRTLNNRGRRDAPRIGRWILEQDLLPDLVLCSTAVRAQQTIEAVAGEWPVEVPIHDSRTLYHAAPETIIKVVASDAMEAKRVMVVGHNPGMEMLAGHFSGACGHFPTAAILALAFEIPEWSKLRLSSQAITLAATRPKAID